From Skermanella sp. TT6, a single genomic window includes:
- a CDS encoding DUF2934 domain-containing protein has protein sequence MDIDRVRQRAYEIWQQEGQPEGKQQEHWEQAMREVGGGQGEGQGAPGEDMQSGAGLQSGADDDKAMGSISDAAGAMREASGGPEVGAAEGTDADQFGKQAVEPGVQDETGGGA, from the coding sequence ATGGACATCGACCGCGTCAGACAGCGTGCCTACGAAATATGGCAGCAGGAGGGGCAGCCCGAAGGCAAGCAACAGGAACACTGGGAACAGGCCATGCGCGAGGTCGGCGGCGGCCAGGGCGAGGGCCAGGGCGCGCCCGGAGAGGACATGCAGTCCGGCGCCGGGCTGCAGTCGGGCGCCGACGACGACAAGGCGATGGGCAGCATCTCGGATGCCGCGGGCGCCATGCGCGAAGCGTCGGGAGGTCCGGAAGTCGGGGCGGCCGAGGGCACCGACGCCGACCAGTTCGGCAAACAGGCGGTCGAACCCGGCGTCCAGGACGAGACGGGCGGCGGCGCCTGA
- a CDS encoding hemerythrin domain-containing protein, with protein sequence MTPAIITAINDEHRTIAKLLHLIDRQVTLFNESETPDLDLLHLIMDYTQAYPDLYHHPKENAVFRKLREREPAFADAVDALLEDHARMPQVSAKFATLVEQLIEDATMPRDVFVKAAMDYVDFQRSHMMREVGDVLPAAARILTAEDWAELESSVGRQEDPLTGGKAHYQKLGELLLSEA encoded by the coding sequence ATGACGCCTGCAATCATCACGGCGATCAATGACGAGCATCGGACGATAGCGAAACTGCTTCACCTGATCGACCGACAGGTGACGCTGTTCAACGAGTCCGAGACGCCGGACCTGGATCTGCTCCACCTGATCATGGACTATACCCAGGCGTACCCCGATCTCTACCATCATCCCAAGGAGAACGCGGTCTTCCGGAAGCTCCGGGAGCGCGAGCCGGCCTTCGCCGACGCGGTGGACGCCCTGCTGGAGGACCACGCCCGGATGCCCCAGGTCTCGGCCAAGTTCGCCACGCTGGTCGAGCAGCTGATCGAGGACGCGACCATGCCGCGCGACGTCTTCGTCAAGGCCGCCATGGACTATGTGGACTTCCAGCGGTCCCACATGATGCGGGAGGTGGGCGACGTGCTGCCCGCCGCCGCGCGCATCCTGACCGCGGAGGACTGGGCGGAGCTGGAAAGCAGCGTCGGCCGGCAGGAGGATCCGCTGACCGGCGGCAAGGCCCATTACCAGAAGCTGGGCGAACTGCTCCTCAGCGAGGCCTGA
- a CDS encoding Rrf2 family transcriptional regulator — translation MRLTTYTDYSLRVLIYLGVRKEELVTIKQISDHYGISNNHLLKVVHQLGLMGFVETVRGRNGGLRLARPAAQIVIGDVVRKMEQDMALVQCFDGEAAAGCRIVPACVLKGALGRALQAFLGVLDQYTLAQLVEPRERLAELLQLDRAAGAVPDQVG, via the coding sequence ATGCGCCTGACCACCTATACCGACTATTCCCTCAGGGTCCTGATCTACCTGGGGGTTCGGAAGGAGGAGCTGGTCACGATCAAGCAGATTTCCGACCATTACGGCATATCCAACAACCACCTGCTGAAGGTGGTCCACCAGCTCGGGCTGATGGGCTTCGTGGAGACGGTCCGTGGCCGGAACGGCGGCCTGCGGCTCGCCCGGCCGGCGGCGCAGATCGTGATCGGCGACGTGGTGCGCAAGATGGAGCAGGACATGGCCCTGGTGCAGTGCTTCGACGGCGAAGCCGCCGCCGGATGCCGCATCGTCCCGGCCTGCGTCCTGAAGGGGGCGCTGGGCCGGGCGCTCCAGGCGTTCCTGGGCGTGCTGGACCAGTACACGCTTGCCCAGCTCGTGGAACCGAGGGAGCGCCTCGCGGAGCTGCTCCAGCTCGACCGGGCCGCCGGGGCTGTGCCCGATCAGGTTGGGTAG
- a CDS encoding tripartite tricarboxylate transporter permease — MDAILLASQMVFQPQVLLTIIMAALFGLFVGAVPGLTATMATALLVPITFFMEPVPAIGAIVTCSAMAIFAGDIPGTLLRIPGTPASAAYTDEAYAMTRKGKGELALGANLLFSALGGLFGTAILIVAAPSLAEVALRFSSFEYFWLACLGLTCATVVGTGSTVKGLVSLLIGLFVATIGLNNPAGVPRFTFGNVDLLGGIDFIPAMIGLFAVSEIFRYVLGMAPDLDGAQTRVGNLFTGWGRLMKQYWRQSIRGNMIGISIGALPGAGADIASWVSYAVSKRFSRTPEKFGTGHVEGIIESTSSNNAALGGAWVPALVFGIPGDSITAIVIGVLYLKGMNPGPTIFINNPQDIYAVFLIFILANIFMVPAGWAAIKSARVLMRVPRNVLMPTILMFCVVGSFAINNSAFGITVMLVFGLLGFVMEENGFPIAPTILGIVLGPMLEENFVTSMIKSGGSFAGFFERPISGTLGVITLAIWVVPLVLFVWRKTRS; from the coding sequence ATGGACGCGATCCTCCTTGCCTCCCAGATGGTGTTCCAGCCGCAGGTGCTGCTCACCATCATCATGGCGGCGCTGTTCGGCCTGTTCGTCGGCGCGGTCCCCGGGCTCACCGCGACCATGGCGACGGCGCTGCTCGTCCCGATCACCTTCTTCATGGAGCCGGTTCCCGCGATCGGCGCCATCGTGACCTGCTCGGCCATGGCGATCTTCGCCGGCGACATCCCGGGAACGCTGCTGCGCATCCCCGGGACCCCGGCCTCGGCCGCCTATACCGACGAAGCCTACGCCATGACCCGCAAGGGCAAGGGCGAGCTGGCGCTGGGAGCCAACCTCCTGTTCTCGGCCCTGGGCGGCCTGTTCGGCACCGCCATCCTGATCGTCGCCGCCCCGTCGCTGGCGGAAGTGGCGCTCCGCTTCAGCTCGTTCGAGTATTTCTGGCTGGCCTGCCTGGGGCTGACCTGCGCCACAGTGGTCGGCACCGGCTCGACGGTGAAGGGGCTGGTCAGCCTGCTGATCGGGCTGTTCGTCGCCACCATCGGCCTGAACAACCCGGCCGGCGTGCCGCGCTTCACCTTCGGCAACGTTGACCTGCTGGGCGGGATCGACTTCATCCCGGCCATGATCGGGTTGTTCGCGGTGTCGGAGATCTTCCGCTACGTGCTGGGCATGGCGCCCGACCTGGACGGCGCGCAGACCCGGGTCGGCAACCTGTTCACCGGCTGGGGACGGCTGATGAAGCAGTACTGGCGCCAGTCGATCCGCGGCAACATGATCGGCATCTCGATCGGCGCCCTGCCCGGGGCCGGCGCGGATATCGCGTCGTGGGTCAGCTACGCCGTCAGCAAGCGGTTCTCGCGCACGCCGGAGAAGTTCGGCACCGGCCATGTCGAAGGCATCATCGAGAGCACCTCGTCCAACAACGCGGCGCTGGGCGGGGCCTGGGTGCCGGCCCTGGTGTTCGGGATCCCCGGCGACAGCATCACCGCGATCGTCATCGGCGTGCTGTACCTGAAGGGCATGAATCCCGGCCCGACCATCTTCATCAACAACCCTCAGGACATCTACGCGGTCTTCCTGATCTTCATCCTGGCCAACATCTTCATGGTTCCGGCCGGCTGGGCGGCGATCAAGTCGGCCCGCGTGCTGATGCGGGTGCCGCGCAACGTGCTGATGCCGACCATCCTGATGTTCTGCGTGGTGGGGTCCTTCGCCATCAACAACTCGGCGTTCGGCATCACGGTGATGCTGGTCTTCGGGCTGCTGGGCTTCGTGATGGAGGAGAACGGTTTTCCGATCGCGCCGACCATCCTGGGGATCGTGCTCGGTCCCATGCTGGAGGAGAACTTCGTCACCTCGATGATCAAGTCCGGCGGCAGCTTCGCAGGCTTCTTCGAGCGGCCGATCTCGGGAACCCTGGGCGTGATCACCCTGGCGATCTGGGTCGTCCCGCTGGTCCTGTTCGTCTGGCGGAAGACACGGAGCTGA
- a CDS encoding tripartite tricarboxylate transporter TctB family protein, producing MRINDAILGAVLLAFALAIGLYARTLPTIPGQEYGAAVFPTWIAFAIGACSLVLIAGGLRHWAETGAVSLASWARSGHHLRALGITVALVVFYILVSTPLGFIPTAFVTLTVLFAVLGVRPALAPVLAAVLTMVIHYGFYSLLRVPLPWGVLTPWAW from the coding sequence ATGCGGATCAACGACGCCATCCTGGGTGCCGTGCTGCTGGCCTTCGCGCTCGCGATCGGCCTGTACGCACGCACCCTGCCGACGATCCCGGGCCAGGAATACGGCGCCGCCGTGTTCCCGACCTGGATCGCCTTCGCCATCGGCGCCTGCTCGCTGGTCCTGATCGCCGGGGGACTCCGGCACTGGGCCGAGACGGGCGCCGTCTCCCTCGCCTCCTGGGCGCGCTCGGGGCATCATCTCCGGGCGCTGGGGATCACCGTGGCACTGGTGGTCTTCTATATCCTGGTGTCCACCCCGCTCGGGTTCATCCCCACGGCCTTCGTCACGCTGACGGTGCTGTTCGCCGTGCTCGGCGTGAGGCCGGCGCTGGCTCCCGTACTGGCCGCCGTCCTGACCATGGTGATCCATTACGGCTTCTACAGCCTGCTGCGCGTGCCGCTGCCGTGGGGCGTCCTGACCCCCTGGGCGTGGTGA
- a CDS encoding tripartite tricarboxylate transporter substrate binding protein, with protein sequence MIRRTFIRTCTAAFGALVTAGIALGTAPAFAAYPERPITMIVPWGAGGGTDATARIISSLLEKSLGQPINVVNRTGGSGVVGHQAIASASPDGYTLGIATVEIGMMHWQGLTQLTYADYTPLALMNEDPAGLQVAQNSEYASARDLLEAIRANPGDMKASGTGQGGIWHLAIAGMLQEADIDPQAVPWVPSQGAAPGLQDLVAGGVDIVPCSLPEARSLIDAGRVKSLAIMADERNPLFPNIPTLKEQTGIDWTMAAWRGIVAPKGLPDDVAQKLKTALKDVYDSSEFKDFMNQRGFGMIYASGEQFENFMSESNDSLGKVMKAVGIAKQ encoded by the coding sequence ATGATCAGAAGAACCTTCATCCGCACCTGCACCGCGGCCTTCGGCGCCCTGGTGACCGCCGGGATCGCCCTGGGGACCGCCCCGGCCTTCGCGGCCTATCCCGAGCGCCCGATCACCATGATCGTGCCTTGGGGAGCCGGCGGCGGCACGGACGCCACCGCCCGGATCATCAGCAGCCTGCTGGAGAAGTCGCTGGGCCAGCCGATCAACGTGGTCAACCGGACCGGCGGCAGCGGCGTGGTCGGCCACCAGGCGATCGCCAGCGCCTCGCCCGACGGCTACACGCTGGGCATCGCCACCGTCGAGATCGGCATGATGCACTGGCAGGGCCTGACCCAGCTCACCTATGCCGACTACACCCCGCTCGCGCTGATGAACGAGGACCCGGCCGGCCTCCAGGTCGCCCAGAACAGCGAATACGCGTCGGCCCGCGACCTGCTCGAAGCGATCCGCGCCAACCCGGGCGACATGAAGGCGTCGGGCACCGGCCAGGGCGGCATCTGGCACCTGGCGATCGCCGGCATGCTCCAGGAGGCCGACATCGATCCGCAGGCGGTTCCGTGGGTCCCGAGCCAGGGCGCCGCACCCGGCCTCCAGGATCTCGTCGCGGGCGGCGTCGACATCGTCCCCTGCTCCCTGCCGGAGGCGCGCTCCCTGATCGACGCCGGGCGGGTCAAGAGCCTCGCCATCATGGCGGACGAGCGCAACCCCCTGTTCCCCAATATCCCGACGCTCAAGGAACAGACCGGCATCGACTGGACCATGGCCGCCTGGCGCGGCATCGTCGCCCCGAAGGGCCTGCCGGACGACGTCGCGCAGAAGCTGAAGACGGCGCTGAAGGATGTCTATGACAGCTCCGAGTTCAAGGACTTCATGAACCAGCGCGGCTTCGGCATGATCTACGCCTCGGGCGAGCAGTTCGAGAATTTCATGTCCGAGAGCAACGACAGCCTCGGCAAGGTGATGAAGGCGGTCGGCATCGCGAAGCAGTAA
- a CDS encoding nitrile hydratase accessory protein encodes MIGPGDERPFREPWEAQAFAMTVKLHEAGHFTWSEWAATLSEEIAAAQDRGDPDQGNTYYHHWLRALERMVVTKGLIEPDEMP; translated from the coding sequence ATGATCGGCCCCGGGGACGAGCGGCCTTTCCGGGAACCGTGGGAGGCCCAGGCCTTCGCCATGACGGTCAAGCTCCACGAGGCCGGCCATTTCACCTGGTCCGAATGGGCCGCGACCCTGTCGGAGGAGATCGCGGCCGCGCAGGACCGGGGCGATCCCGACCAGGGAAACACATACTACCATCACTGGCTGCGCGCCCTGGAGCGCATGGTCGTGACCAAGGGCCTGATAGAGCCCGATGAGATGCCTTGA
- the nthB gene encoding nitrile hydratase subunit beta: MNGAHDMGGMHGMGPIDTDPDDPPFHAEWERRAFAVTLALGFHGRWNIDTSRHARENRPPPEYLGSSYYELWFKAAEKLALDTGLITAEELATGVPRSVSDTPPPDPERVAAILRKGSSARLPDTVPPRFKAGDRVLVRDVTTPRHTRVPRYCRGRIGTIGRDHGVHIFPDTHAHGEGTKPQHCYSVRFTGRALWGDAARENDTVLVDLWDDYLEPAP, encoded by the coding sequence ATGAACGGCGCCCACGACATGGGCGGCATGCACGGCATGGGGCCGATCGACACCGATCCGGACGACCCGCCGTTCCATGCCGAGTGGGAACGGCGGGCCTTCGCGGTCACGCTGGCCCTGGGTTTCCACGGGCGGTGGAACATCGACACCTCCCGCCACGCGCGGGAGAACCGTCCCCCGCCGGAATACCTGGGCAGCAGCTATTACGAGCTGTGGTTCAAGGCGGCGGAGAAGCTGGCGCTGGACACCGGCCTGATCACCGCCGAGGAGCTGGCGACCGGCGTTCCGCGATCGGTATCCGACACCCCGCCGCCCGATCCGGAACGGGTCGCCGCGATCCTCCGCAAAGGGTCGAGCGCGCGGCTGCCGGACACGGTGCCGCCCCGCTTCAAGGCGGGGGATCGCGTGCTGGTCCGGGACGTCACGACACCCCGCCACACCCGCGTGCCCCGCTATTGCCGGGGCAGGATCGGCACGATCGGCCGCGACCACGGCGTCCATATCTTTCCCGACACCCACGCCCACGGCGAAGGGACGAAGCCGCAGCACTGCTACAGCGTGCGCTTCACCGGCCGCGCGCTGTGGGGCGACGCGGCGCGGGAGAACGACACCGTCCTGGTCGATCTGTGGGACGACTACCTGGAGCCGGCGCCATGA
- the nthA gene encoding nitrile hydratase subunit alpha — protein sequence MGGHHDHDHGHGNGHAHADPPSPLARRVKALEDLLVAKKLVDPASLDALIDTYEHKVGPRNGARVVARAWADPAYKARLLDDATSAIAEFGFTGRQGEDMVVVENTPEVHNLVVCTLCSCYPWPVLGLPPVWYKSAPYRSRAVLDPRGVLAEFGTEVADGVEVRVWDSTAELRYLVLPERPPGTEGMGEEELADLVTRDSMIGVTHAGPPAGKQTA from the coding sequence ATGGGCGGTCATCATGACCATGATCACGGGCATGGGAACGGGCACGCCCACGCGGATCCCCCCTCCCCGCTGGCTCGTCGGGTCAAGGCGCTGGAGGACCTGCTGGTCGCCAAGAAGCTGGTCGATCCGGCCTCCCTCGACGCGCTGATCGACACCTACGAGCACAAGGTCGGCCCGCGCAACGGCGCGCGGGTCGTGGCCCGGGCCTGGGCCGATCCGGCCTACAAGGCGCGGCTGCTGGACGACGCGACCTCGGCCATCGCCGAGTTCGGCTTCACCGGCCGCCAGGGCGAGGACATGGTCGTGGTGGAGAACACGCCGGAGGTCCACAACCTGGTTGTCTGCACCCTGTGCTCCTGCTATCCCTGGCCGGTCCTCGGGCTGCCGCCGGTCTGGTACAAGTCGGCGCCGTACCGGTCGCGGGCGGTGCTCGACCCGCGCGGCGTGCTGGCCGAGTTCGGCACCGAGGTGGCGGACGGCGTCGAGGTGCGGGTCTGGGACAGCACGGCGGAACTGCGCTACCTCGTTCTGCCCGAACGCCCGCCCGGTACGGAAGGCATGGGCGAGGAGGAACTGGCGGACCTGGTCACCCGCGATTCGATGATCGGCGTGACCCACGCCGGGCCCCCGGCCGGGAAGCAGACGGCATGA
- a CDS encoding SDR family NAD(P)-dependent oxidoreductase: MADVTVADIEAARKAARYPSLDGRAVLITGGASGIGASTVAHYAVQGAKVGFIDRDEAAAEGLLATLREAGVAAPLFVACDLTDIAAAKAAAKRIEDGLGPIRVLVNNAARDDRHTIAEVTPEYWDDRFNVNLRHQFFMAQAVAPGMAQAGGGSIVNLGSTSWYVCTDDLAVYQAAKAGALGLTRALARDLGPSGIRVNHVAPGWIMTERQKSLWVTPEKLEGNLARQCLKEELKPHDVARMVLFLGADDSRMCSAQTFIVDAGTV; this comes from the coding sequence ATGGCAGACGTGACCGTCGCCGACATCGAGGCCGCCCGCAAGGCCGCCCGCTACCCCAGCCTGGACGGCAGGGCCGTCCTGATCACCGGCGGCGCCTCGGGCATCGGCGCCTCCACCGTGGCGCATTACGCCGTGCAGGGCGCCAAGGTCGGGTTCATCGACCGCGACGAGGCCGCGGCCGAGGGGCTGCTCGCCACCCTGCGCGAGGCCGGGGTCGCCGCCCCGCTCTTCGTCGCGTGCGACCTGACCGACATCGCCGCCGCCAAGGCCGCCGCCAAGCGGATCGAGGACGGGCTCGGCCCGATCCGCGTGCTGGTCAACAACGCGGCGCGCGACGACCGGCACACCATCGCCGAGGTCACCCCGGAATACTGGGACGACCGCTTCAACGTGAACCTGCGGCACCAGTTCTTCATGGCCCAGGCGGTGGCGCCCGGAATGGCGCAGGCGGGCGGCGGCTCGATCGTCAATCTGGGCTCGACCTCCTGGTATGTCTGCACCGACGACCTGGCGGTATACCAGGCGGCCAAGGCCGGAGCCCTGGGGCTGACGCGGGCGCTCGCCCGGGACCTGGGGCCGTCCGGCATCCGGGTCAACCACGTGGCGCCGGGCTGGATCATGACCGAGCGTCAGAAGTCCCTGTGGGTGACGCCGGAGAAGCTGGAAGGCAACCTCGCCCGCCAGTGCCTGAAGGAAGAGCTCAAGCCGCACGACGTGGCGCGGATGGTCCTGTTCCTGGGGGCCGACGACAGCCGCATGTGCTCGGCCCAGACCTTCATCGTGGACGCGGGAACCGTCTGA
- a CDS encoding SDR family oxidoreductase, with product MRLSGKTALVTAAAQGIGRATALAFAREGAEVVATDLNVDKLKELEGTERLTVRRLDVLDPEAIRQLAGELGALDALVNCAGFVHNGTILDCEEKDWDFSFDLNVRSMYRTVRAFLPAMLERGQGGSIVNIASVASSVKGIPNRFVYGASKAAVIGLTKSVAADFVTKGIRCNAICPGTIQSPSLDERIAATGDAEAARKAFVARQPLGRLGTPEEIAAMAVYLAADESAFTTGQIHIVDGGISI from the coding sequence ATGCGTTTGTCCGGCAAGACCGCGTTGGTAACCGCGGCGGCCCAGGGGATCGGCCGCGCCACGGCGCTGGCCTTCGCGCGCGAAGGCGCCGAAGTCGTCGCGACGGATCTCAACGTCGACAAGCTGAAGGAACTGGAAGGAACCGAGCGGCTGACCGTGCGCCGGCTCGACGTGCTCGACCCGGAGGCGATCCGGCAGCTCGCGGGCGAGCTCGGCGCGCTCGACGCGCTGGTCAACTGCGCGGGATTCGTCCACAACGGCACCATCCTCGACTGCGAGGAGAAGGACTGGGACTTCTCGTTCGACCTCAACGTCCGCAGCATGTACAGGACCGTCCGCGCGTTCCTGCCGGCCATGCTGGAGCGCGGCCAGGGCGGGTCGATCGTCAACATCGCCTCTGTCGCCTCGTCCGTGAAGGGCATTCCCAACCGGTTCGTCTACGGCGCCAGCAAGGCCGCGGTGATCGGGCTGACCAAGTCGGTCGCCGCCGACTTCGTGACCAAGGGAATCCGCTGCAACGCGATCTGCCCCGGCACGATCCAGAGCCCGTCGCTGGACGAGCGGATCGCCGCCACGGGCGACGCCGAGGCGGCCCGCAAGGCCTTCGTCGCGCGCCAGCCGCTCGGCCGGCTCGGCACGCCGGAGGAGATCGCCGCCATGGCGGTCTATCTCGCCGCCGACGAATCCGCCTTCACCACCGGCCAGATCCACATCGTGGACGGCGGCATCAGCATCTGA
- a CDS encoding TetR/AcrR family transcriptional regulator, translating to MTETRTRRRRPEATQQRLLEVAGEIVGEAGVAALTLEAVAKRAGVSKGGLLHHFPSKQALLAAMVGAMAERFARAADTAAAADADPRGRGARAYVRTAVSEPEAEIRRWAALSAAFMSDPSLLDGWRGRLKEFRDADRAECADPVDALVARLAADGLWFADVCGLYDIDAETRRQVADRLVALTRS from the coding sequence ATGACCGAGACCCGCACCCGCCGACGCCGGCCCGAAGCCACCCAGCAGCGCCTGCTGGAGGTGGCTGGGGAAATCGTGGGGGAGGCGGGGGTCGCGGCCCTGACGCTGGAGGCGGTCGCGAAGCGGGCCGGCGTCAGCAAGGGCGGGCTGCTGCATCATTTCCCCAGCAAGCAGGCGCTGCTGGCGGCCATGGTCGGGGCGATGGCCGAGCGCTTCGCGCGGGCAGCCGACACGGCCGCGGCGGCGGATGCGGACCCGCGCGGGCGCGGCGCCCGGGCCTATGTGCGGACCGCGGTCAGCGAGCCGGAGGCGGAGATCAGGCGCTGGGCCGCCCTCAGCGCCGCCTTCATGTCCGACCCGTCGCTCCTCGACGGCTGGCGCGGCCGGCTGAAGGAGTTCCGGGATGCCGACCGGGCGGAATGCGCGGATCCGGTGGACGCCCTGGTCGCCCGGCTGGCGGCCGACGGCCTGTGGTTCGCCGACGTCTGCGGGCTGTACGACATCGACGCGGAGACGCGGCGGCAGGTCGCCGACCGCCTGGTCGCGCTGACCCGTTCCTGA
- a CDS encoding DMT family transporter, whose amino-acid sequence MVYAILFAAVVLEVIGTSALKASEQFTKPVPVAVTLACYGASFFLLSLALRTLPVGIAYAIWSGLGIVLISLVGFFWFKQALDTPAVLGLSLILAGVVVVNVFSKSVPH is encoded by the coding sequence ATGGTCTATGCGATCCTGTTCGCCGCCGTCGTGCTGGAAGTCATCGGGACCTCGGCCCTGAAGGCGTCAGAACAGTTCACCAAGCCGGTGCCGGTCGCGGTCACGCTGGCCTGCTACGGGGCGTCCTTCTTCCTGCTGTCGCTGGCGCTCAGGACCCTGCCGGTCGGCATCGCCTACGCGATCTGGAGCGGCCTGGGCATCGTGCTGATCAGCCTGGTGGGGTTCTTCTGGTTCAAGCAGGCGCTCGACACCCCGGCGGTGCTGGGGCTGAGCCTGATCCTGGCCGGCGTGGTCGTCGTCAACGTTTTCTCGAAGTCGGTGCCGCACTGA
- a CDS encoding cyclic nucleotide-binding domain-containing protein, protein MAPALAIADTAPAASSATLGGMVQARRQTANISAPPPSWASGNASRWAMHTSDPLDAIATVATVDRDCPLFREGDHADNVFEVMSGTIRVFKLLPDGRRQIIGFLEAGDFLGLSFNDTYLYTAEAVTTAAVRRFPRRRLEALIDENPVVRRRLLAVTANELLTAQEQMVLLGRKSAKEKLCTFLMTLSRKAAKRGLSDTRLSMPMGRSDIADYLGLTIETVSRTITCLKTAGLIRLLEGHKIELADPDAISELSDAA, encoded by the coding sequence ATGGCCCCAGCCCTTGCGATCGCCGACACGGCACCGGCAGCATCTTCCGCAACCCTCGGAGGCATGGTCCAGGCACGCCGGCAGACGGCCAACATCTCCGCCCCGCCGCCGTCCTGGGCGTCGGGCAACGCTTCCCGCTGGGCCATGCACACCTCCGATCCGCTCGACGCCATCGCCACGGTCGCGACCGTGGACCGCGACTGCCCGCTGTTCCGCGAGGGCGACCACGCCGACAACGTGTTCGAGGTGATGAGCGGCACCATCCGCGTGTTCAAGCTGCTGCCCGACGGCCGCCGCCAGATCATCGGTTTCCTGGAGGCCGGGGACTTCCTGGGCCTGTCCTTCAACGACACCTATCTCTATACGGCCGAAGCGGTGACCACGGCGGCGGTCCGCCGGTTCCCGCGGCGGCGCCTGGAGGCCCTGATCGACGAGAACCCCGTCGTCCGCCGCCGCCTGCTCGCGGTCACCGCCAACGAGCTGCTGACCGCCCAGGAGCAGATGGTCCTGCTGGGCCGCAAGTCCGCCAAGGAAAAGCTCTGCACCTTCCTGATGACGCTGTCGCGCAAGGCGGCCAAGCGCGGGCTGAGCGACACGCGGCTGAGCATGCCGATGGGCAGGTCGGACATCGCCGACTATCTGGGCCTGACGATCGAGACCGTGTCGCGCACCATCACCTGCCTGAAGACGGCCGGGCTGATCCGGCTCCTGGAAGGCCACAAGATCGAGCTGGCCGACCCGGACGCGATATCCGAGCTGTCCGACGCCGCGTGA